One window from the genome of Acidobacteriota bacterium encodes:
- a CDS encoding efflux RND transporter permease subunit produces the protein MFLDALIRWSLRNRLAVLASAAAFLAWGGYVAVRMPVDVLPDLTAPTVTVLVEGHGMAPTDMEALVTFPVEAALNGAAGVRRVRSSTAVGIAVIWVDFDWSADVRLARQTVSERLARVAATLPDDIAAPMMAPLSSIMGEIMFVALQSPAHTSLELRTTAETLVRRRVLATPGVAQVTVIGGERRQFEVLVRPERLAAYGVPLSAVEVALERGSRNTSAGFRRAGGQEYLIQGAGRAHDAESIGATVIATRDTRPIRVRDIADVRVGESLKRGEGSRNGQPAVI, from the coding sequence ATGTTCCTCGACGCGCTCATCCGGTGGTCGTTGCGCAACCGGCTGGCGGTGCTCGCCTCCGCCGCGGCGTTTCTCGCCTGGGGCGGCTACGTGGCGGTGCGGATGCCGGTCGACGTGCTGCCCGACCTCACCGCCCCGACCGTGACGGTGCTGGTCGAGGGGCACGGGATGGCGCCGACCGACATGGAGGCGCTGGTCACCTTTCCCGTCGAGGCGGCCCTGAACGGCGCGGCGGGAGTGCGGCGGGTGCGCTCGTCGACCGCCGTCGGCATCGCGGTCATCTGGGTCGACTTCGACTGGAGCGCCGACGTGCGGCTTGCGCGGCAGACGGTGAGCGAGAGACTGGCCAGGGTTGCGGCGACGTTGCCCGACGACATCGCCGCGCCGATGATGGCCCCGCTGTCGTCGATCATGGGCGAGATCATGTTCGTCGCCCTGCAGTCGCCCGCCCATACCTCGCTGGAGCTGCGCACGACGGCGGAGACGCTGGTCCGCCGGCGGGTGCTGGCGACGCCGGGCGTCGCGCAGGTGACGGTGATCGGCGGCGAGCGGCGGCAGTTCGAGGTGCTGGTTCGGCCGGAGCGGCTCGCGGCCTACGGCGTGCCCCTGAGCGCGGTGGAGGTTGCCCTGGAGCGCGGCAGCCGCAATACGTCGGCCGGGTTCCGCCGCGCCGGCGGTCAGGAGTATCTCATCCAGGGGGCCGGCCGCGCACACGACGCAGAGAGCATCGGCGCCACGGTGATCGCGACGCGCGACACCCGTCCGATCCGGGTACGGGACATCGCGGACGTGCGGGTGGGGGAGTCGCTCAAGCGGGGCGAGGGTTCCCGCAACGGACAGCCGGCGGTGATTC
- a CDS encoding class I SAM-dependent methyltransferase → MDQIEKYEAIADAYQESMRLPFRDAIERYTLVEMLGDVTGAKALDMACGDGYYTRLLKRAGAKEATGVDVSAEMVRRAEELEKRDPLGCAYRQSEVAAFRPPEPVDVIVAVYSLGYSRTAEELGRFCQSCHDALRPGGRFVGLNDNARNPPPGTGSLEKYGLLRTCAQPPSEGDVVQWTITNPDGRRFDLENFYLTRETYENAFRATGFSEFRWVDLQLQPSERGNPFWDDFLAQPPIVGFAATR, encoded by the coding sequence GTGGATCAGATCGAGAAATACGAAGCCATCGCCGACGCCTACCAGGAGTCCATGCGGCTCCCGTTCCGGGACGCCATCGAGAGGTACACCCTGGTGGAGATGCTGGGAGACGTCACCGGCGCGAAGGCTCTGGACATGGCCTGCGGCGACGGGTACTACACGCGCCTGCTCAAGCGGGCCGGGGCAAAGGAGGCGACGGGCGTGGACGTCTCCGCGGAGATGGTGCGCCGGGCCGAGGAGCTGGAGAAACGCGATCCGCTGGGCTGCGCGTATCGGCAGTCGGAAGTCGCCGCGTTCCGGCCGCCGGAACCGGTGGACGTGATCGTGGCCGTCTACTCCCTGGGCTACTCGCGGACTGCCGAGGAGCTCGGGCGGTTCTGTCAGTCCTGTCATGACGCGCTGCGTCCCGGGGGGAGGTTCGTGGGTCTCAACGACAACGCGCGGAATCCTCCTCCGGGAACCGGCTCGTTGGAGAAGTACGGCCTGCTGAGGACCTGCGCGCAACCGCCGTCCGAGGGGGACGTCGTGCAGTGGACCATCACCAACCCCGACGGCCGGCGGTTCGATCTCGAGAACTTCTATCTCACGCGCGAGACGTACGAGAACGCCTTTCGCGCGACCGGATTCAGCGAGTTCCGTTGGGTCGACCTGCAGTTGCAGCCGTCCGAGCGCGGCAATCCGTTCTGGGACGACTTCCTGGCGCAGCCGCCGATCGTCGGGTTCGCCGCGACGCGCTGA
- a CDS encoding efflux RND transporter periplasmic adaptor subunit, with protein MSIMSRTLIGGGWALTACLALACGGGAGAIEVVDAEEIPPVVETRWTGRSELFMEYPPLVEGETSRFAIHFTDLSTFEPLRAGRAEVRLAGGREEAFTVDAPGRPGIFGIDVAPSRAGRYRLSVVLDAPGLADRHDLGEVTVLAPAAGAALSAVEEEDDSSITFLKEQQWTLDFATAEAGTRQIAESLVIAAEIEPRTGGRADVTTPVAGRLADDLPAHPVGSHVTRGESLAEIIPHSGHGEDRPALELAVAEARNALELERAERSRADRLVVAGALPERRRLEARVAEQTAEARLAAAEAHLAQLDLTRTGEGEGGRDTRFVLRAPISGVVAASDATPGASVDAGARLFRLIALDRVHVEGALPEAALARIDELAGAELEVPGFGAPIALDRLVSVGRVLEPEARTVPIIYELRDPDRRLAVGQAVSLRIFASAATDAVTVPESAVVDDAGQPVVFVQVGGESFERRPVRLGNREAGQVQIAGDVAPGERVVVQGAPLIRLAALSPQGPAHGHTH; from the coding sequence ATGAGCATCATGAGCCGAACGTTGATCGGCGGCGGCTGGGCGTTGACGGCCTGTCTCGCACTTGCGTGCGGCGGCGGAGCCGGCGCCATCGAGGTGGTCGACGCGGAGGAGATTCCTCCGGTGGTCGAGACGCGCTGGACCGGGCGGAGCGAGCTGTTCATGGAATATCCCCCGCTGGTCGAGGGCGAGACGAGCCGCTTCGCCATCCACTTCACCGATCTCTCGACGTTCGAGCCCCTGCGGGCGGGCCGTGCCGAGGTCCGCCTGGCCGGAGGGCGGGAGGAGGCCTTCACGGTGGATGCCCCGGGACGCCCGGGCATCTTCGGGATCGACGTCGCGCCGTCGCGCGCCGGGCGCTACCGTCTTTCGGTGGTCCTCGATGCGCCGGGGCTGGCGGACCGCCACGATCTGGGCGAGGTCACGGTGCTTGCGCCCGCCGCGGGCGCGGCCCTCTCCGCGGTCGAGGAGGAGGACGACAGCTCGATTACGTTCCTGAAGGAACAGCAGTGGACACTCGATTTCGCGACGGCGGAGGCCGGGACGCGGCAGATCGCCGAGAGCCTGGTGATTGCCGCCGAGATCGAGCCGCGCACCGGCGGCCGCGCCGACGTGACGACACCGGTCGCGGGCCGGCTGGCGGACGACCTGCCGGCGCATCCGGTCGGATCCCACGTAACCCGCGGCGAGTCGCTGGCGGAGATCATTCCCCACAGCGGGCACGGGGAGGATCGCCCGGCACTGGAGCTGGCCGTGGCCGAGGCGCGCAACGCGCTCGAGCTGGAGCGGGCGGAGCGCTCCCGGGCGGACAGGCTGGTGGTGGCGGGGGCCCTGCCCGAGCGGCGGCGGCTGGAGGCGCGGGTGGCCGAGCAGACGGCCGAAGCGCGGTTGGCCGCGGCCGAGGCGCACCTGGCCCAGCTCGACCTGACGCGGACCGGCGAGGGGGAGGGTGGACGCGACACCCGTTTCGTACTCCGCGCGCCAATCAGCGGCGTGGTGGCCGCGTCGGACGCTACACCCGGAGCCAGCGTCGACGCGGGGGCGCGGCTGTTCCGGCTGATCGCGCTCGATCGGGTGCACGTGGAAGGCGCCTTGCCCGAGGCGGCCCTGGCGCGAATCGACGAGCTGGCGGGGGCCGAGCTGGAGGTGCCGGGCTTCGGCGCTCCCATCGCGCTCGACCGGCTGGTCTCGGTCGGACGCGTCCTGGAGCCCGAGGCGCGAACCGTACCGATCATCTACGAGCTGCGCGATCCCGACCGACGGCTGGCCGTGGGGCAGGCCGTGTCGCTGCGCATTTTCGCGTCCGCCGCAACCGACGCGGTGACCGTACCGGAGAGCGCCGTCGTCGACGACGCCGGGCAGCCGGTGGTCTTCGTGCAGGTTGGGGGCGAGAGCTTCGAACGCCGTCCGGTACGGCTGGGCAACCGCGAGGCGGGGCAAGTGCAGATCGCCGGCGACGTCGCGCCGGGCGAGCGCGTGGTCGTGCAGGGGGCCCCGCTCATTCGCCTGGCGGCGTTGTCGCCGCAGGGTCCGGCGCACGGGCATACGCACTGA
- a CDS encoding TolC family protein has translation MRSGGRGTTRAAFGRRCISRSLLLAGILGVTAPAASGQPLTEEEALDRMRAGHPYLLALRLAVREAEAEARERGLLANPTVGYTREDIGLASDDFLLFSHELPVRGRVGLLREAAGHTGAGAKARADASRLAFESRLRLAFTDLLLAQERVAVLEGGLRELARLVEVLRAREREGEGSRFDRLRTEREVADVETDLEAAVIGRLTAQARLAAYLEPGTDPSGLSAVGGLLDTAPVPDPAALVASALAQRADYRALASRETRWATERRAAERLRLPSAAVTAGLKWSGPARGRESGYVVAATVGVPFFNRGQAQVARAEAARARTDAERRALRARIRSEVRAAHVAASRYRALADRYRVASVEPAAELAVIATAAYEEGEYGILELLDARRVVVGAGLRLLELSAAARRAAIDLDLAMGGEAAP, from the coding sequence ATGCGTTCAGGAGGCCGTGGCACAACTCGCGCTGCATTCGGTCGGCGATGCATCTCGCGATCACTGCTTCTGGCGGGGATCCTGGGGGTGACGGCTCCCGCGGCGTCCGGTCAGCCGCTGACCGAGGAGGAGGCGCTCGACCGGATGCGCGCCGGGCATCCCTATCTGCTGGCGCTGCGCCTTGCCGTGCGCGAGGCCGAGGCCGAGGCGCGGGAGCGGGGCCTGCTCGCCAATCCGACGGTTGGCTACACGCGGGAGGACATCGGTCTCGCCAGCGACGATTTCCTCCTGTTCTCCCACGAGTTGCCGGTGCGGGGCCGCGTGGGATTGCTCCGCGAGGCGGCCGGGCATACCGGGGCGGGCGCCAAGGCGCGCGCCGACGCCTCCCGGCTGGCGTTCGAGTCGCGGTTGCGCCTGGCCTTCACGGACCTCCTGCTGGCCCAGGAACGGGTGGCGGTGCTGGAGGGCGGACTGCGGGAGCTCGCCCGCCTGGTGGAAGTGCTGCGCGCACGCGAGCGGGAGGGCGAGGGCTCCCGCTTCGACCGGCTGCGCACCGAGCGGGAGGTGGCCGACGTCGAGACCGACCTCGAAGCGGCGGTCATCGGGCGCCTGACGGCGCAGGCGCGATTGGCGGCGTATCTGGAGCCGGGGACCGATCCGAGCGGGCTCTCGGCAGTGGGCGGGTTGCTGGATACGGCGCCCGTTCCGGACCCGGCCGCGCTGGTGGCGTCGGCGCTGGCGCAGCGGGCTGACTACCGGGCGCTGGCCTCGCGGGAGACGCGTTGGGCGACCGAACGCCGCGCCGCCGAGCGGTTGCGGCTGCCGTCGGCGGCCGTCACCGCCGGGCTGAAGTGGAGCGGCCCGGCGCGGGGCCGCGAATCGGGCTACGTGGTGGCGGCGACCGTCGGGGTCCCGTTCTTCAATCGCGGGCAGGCGCAGGTGGCGCGGGCCGAGGCGGCGCGGGCGAGAACGGATGCCGAGCGGCGGGCGCTGCGCGCCCGGATTCGGAGCGAGGTGCGCGCGGCGCACGTTGCCGCCTCGCGGTACCGCGCGCTGGCCGACCGCTACCGCGTCGCGTCGGTCGAGCCCGCGGCGGAGTTGGCCGTGATCGCCACGGCGGCCTACGAGGAAGGCGAGTACGGGATTCTCGAGCTGCTCGACGCGCGTCGGGTGGTGGTCGGCGCGGGGCTCCGGCTCCTGGAGCTGTCCGCTGCCGCGCGCCGGGCCGCCATCGATCTCGACCTGGCGATGGGAGGGGAGGCGGCGCCATGA
- a CDS encoding cytochrome B, with amino-acid sequence MSDKARPGAPRWIALHSYNVRICHWINVVAGAYLLLSGIHIFLDFPELYWGHTGYQGYPAIFRLADWGISWDEAGALGNRMWGRNYHFTFAWVFLLNGLVYAGWSLATGHFRDRLLPRRDELTARHLRAELRDHLPGRGQARAAATRYGVLQKLSYLLLLLLFVPLMTLTGLAQSPGFTAAMPWLLDLFGGRQSARTLHSIGTVVFVVFVFVHVLEVLAAGAANRIRSMITGKFLSTGEGP; translated from the coding sequence ATGTCCGACAAGGCCCGTCCCGGCGCGCCGCGGTGGATCGCTTTGCACTCGTACAACGTCCGCATCTGCCATTGGATCAACGTTGTGGCCGGCGCCTATCTGCTGCTGAGCGGCATCCACATCTTCCTGGACTTCCCGGAGCTGTACTGGGGCCATACCGGTTACCAGGGCTACCCGGCAATCTTCCGGCTCGCGGACTGGGGCATCTCCTGGGACGAGGCCGGCGCGCTGGGGAACCGGATGTGGGGGCGGAACTACCATTTCACGTTCGCCTGGGTGTTTCTCCTGAACGGTCTCGTCTACGCCGGATGGAGCCTCGCGACCGGCCACTTTCGCGACCGCCTGCTGCCCCGCCGCGATGAGCTCACGGCCCGCCACCTGCGCGCCGAGCTGCGCGATCATCTGCCCGGACGGGGGCAGGCGCGGGCCGCGGCCACCCGCTACGGGGTCCTGCAGAAGCTCTCCTATCTCCTGCTGCTCCTGCTCTTCGTACCGCTGATGACCCTGACCGGGCTGGCGCAGTCGCCCGGCTTCACTGCGGCGATGCCGTGGCTGCTCGACCTGTTCGGCGGGCGGCAGTCGGCGCGTACGCTCCACAGCATCGGCACCGTCGTGTTCGTCGTCTTCGTATTCGTGCACGTGCTGGAGGTTCTGGCGGCCGGTGCAGCCAACCGGATCCGCTCGATGATCACCGGCAAGTTCCTGTCAACGGGAGAGGGGCCATGA
- a CDS encoding molybdopterin-dependent oxidoreductase — protein MPTSEAPRIVGPPGPRPISRRRLLASVPALGGLLAGCTRERYMPPNVRGGLIGAADVLTMSTNRLLLRDQPLAREYGPDDIAPEFPTWGQTNPDDDEYQRLRRDGFRDWRLPVSGLVERPASLSLDDIRRLPSRTQITAHVCEQGWSAIAEWTGAPLLRVLEAAGGVRAEARYAVFHTFDGWYESIDMFDVVHPQTILAYGLNGEDLPLGNGAPVRLRVERQCGYKNVKFLKTLQVVDSIAGFGRGRGGLSADYGFHWYAGV, from the coding sequence ATGCCGACTTCCGAAGCACCGCGAATCGTCGGTCCCCCCGGTCCGCGACCGATCTCGCGCCGCCGCCTCCTGGCGAGCGTTCCGGCCCTGGGAGGGCTGCTGGCCGGATGTACGCGAGAGCGATACATGCCGCCGAACGTCCGGGGAGGCCTGATCGGCGCGGCCGACGTGCTGACCATGAGCACGAACCGACTGCTGCTCAGGGACCAGCCGCTGGCGCGGGAGTACGGGCCGGACGACATCGCCCCGGAGTTTCCCACCTGGGGCCAGACCAATCCCGACGACGACGAGTACCAACGGCTGCGGCGGGACGGCTTCCGGGACTGGCGCCTGCCGGTGAGCGGCCTCGTGGAACGGCCGGCGTCGCTGTCGCTCGACGATATTCGGCGTCTGCCGTCGCGCACGCAGATCACCGCCCACGTGTGCGAGCAGGGCTGGTCGGCGATCGCCGAATGGACCGGCGCCCCGCTGCTGCGGGTACTCGAGGCGGCCGGCGGCGTGCGGGCCGAGGCGCGCTACGCGGTCTTCCACACCTTCGACGGCTGGTACGAGAGCATCGACATGTTCGACGTCGTGCACCCGCAGACGATCCTCGCCTACGGCCTCAACGGCGAAGACCTGCCGCTGGGCAACGGTGCGCCGGTTCGGCTGCGGGTCGAGCGGCAGTGCGGCTACAAGAACGTGAAGTTCCTGAAGACGCTCCAGGTAGTCGACTCGATCGCCGGGTTCGGCCGGGGCCGCGGCGGACTGAGCGCGGACTACGGGTTCCACTGGTACGCCGGCGTCTGA
- a CDS encoding heavy metal translocating P-type ATPase, producing the protein MTVDADTDVFGPERVAEAVSRLGMRAEPWDAAPRAESWWDAHGRHALVATSGLALVGGLVLHIAVAGGSVLETLLAHAHGAHGIDSSVLLLLLVGIVAGLFHATPKAVASLVRLRPDMNALVLVSVVGALFLSEWAEAAVLAFLYGLSGLLENWSARRARNAIGSLLRITPATAAVVHGDHEHRTPVDRVAVGAHVRVRPGERVPCDGVVTDGSSYVDQALVTGESIPAWKTAGDEVFAGTVNGHGVLDLRTTRTASDTMLARITRMVGESHHHRAPTERFIDQFARYYTPLMFAVAFAVGAAPPLLLGGDWQHWFYQAMLILLISCPCGLVISTPVTIAAAITSATRHGVLIKGGSHLEELGRLRAVAFDKTGIITRGEPDVRELRPANGRSEDEVLSRLLAIELRSEHPLSRAIIRHARKRGVEPAKLTDFAAVEGRGAEAVIDGKRFWVGSTRFAREQTALESFEPELAQMQRADETVVVCGAGEDVWALVALADPVRPEAPSSVEQIHRQDLRTALLTGDNAATARSVGARVHVADVRAELLPDGKADAIRKLMKRHGPTAMVGDGINDSQALLAASVGIAMGGNATDVAAESADVVLMQDDLQKLPFLVSHARRARRVIIENITFALGAKALFLAFMAFGAATLWMAVAADMGASLLVTFNGLRMLRSGAVGGRASPEPALAGAGQEA; encoded by the coding sequence ATGACCGTCGACGCCGACACGGACGTGTTCGGCCCCGAGCGGGTCGCCGAGGCGGTGTCCCGGCTGGGAATGCGAGCCGAACCGTGGGACGCGGCGCCGCGGGCCGAGTCGTGGTGGGATGCTCACGGCCGCCACGCGCTGGTGGCGACAAGCGGACTGGCGCTCGTCGGCGGGCTCGTCCTGCACATCGCGGTGGCCGGCGGGAGCGTGCTGGAGACCCTGCTCGCGCACGCGCACGGGGCGCACGGCATAGACAGTTCCGTCCTCCTGCTGCTGCTGGTCGGTATCGTCGCGGGACTCTTCCACGCCACGCCGAAGGCGGTGGCGTCTCTCGTGCGCCTGCGGCCGGATATGAACGCGCTGGTGCTGGTCTCGGTCGTCGGCGCCCTGTTCCTGTCCGAGTGGGCCGAGGCGGCGGTACTGGCCTTCCTGTATGGGCTGTCGGGACTACTAGAGAACTGGAGCGCGCGGCGGGCGCGCAACGCCATCGGCTCGCTGCTGCGCATCACGCCGGCGACGGCGGCGGTGGTGCACGGCGACCACGAGCACCGGACGCCGGTGGACCGCGTGGCGGTGGGCGCGCACGTGCGGGTGCGACCGGGGGAACGGGTTCCGTGCGACGGGGTGGTGACCGACGGCAGCTCCTACGTCGACCAGGCGCTGGTCACCGGCGAATCCATACCCGCCTGGAAGACGGCCGGCGACGAGGTGTTCGCGGGCACGGTGAACGGCCACGGGGTGCTCGATCTGCGCACCACGCGGACCGCATCGGACACGATGCTGGCCCGCATCACCCGCATGGTCGGCGAGAGCCATCACCACCGGGCGCCGACCGAGCGCTTCATCGATCAGTTCGCCCGCTACTACACGCCGCTGATGTTCGCGGTAGCGTTCGCCGTGGGGGCGGCTCCCCCGCTGCTGCTCGGCGGCGACTGGCAGCACTGGTTCTACCAGGCGATGCTCATCCTGCTGATCTCGTGCCCCTGCGGCCTGGTGATCTCGACGCCGGTGACGATCGCCGCGGCCATCACGTCGGCCACGCGGCACGGCGTGCTGATCAAGGGCGGCTCGCACCTCGAGGAACTGGGACGGCTGCGGGCGGTCGCCTTCGACAAGACCGGGATCATCACGCGCGGCGAGCCGGACGTGCGCGAACTGCGGCCCGCGAACGGCCGCTCGGAGGACGAGGTACTGTCCCGCCTGCTGGCCATCGAGCTGCGTAGCGAGCATCCGCTGTCGCGCGCCATCATCCGTCATGCGCGCAAGCGCGGGGTCGAGCCGGCCAAGCTGACCGACTTCGCGGCCGTCGAGGGGCGCGGCGCCGAGGCGGTAATCGACGGCAAGCGGTTCTGGGTGGGAAGCACGCGTTTCGCCCGCGAGCAGACCGCCCTCGAATCGTTCGAGCCGGAGCTCGCGCAGATGCAGCGGGCCGACGAGACCGTCGTCGTCTGCGGCGCCGGCGAGGATGTCTGGGCGCTCGTCGCGCTGGCGGACCCGGTGCGCCCGGAAGCGCCGTCCAGCGTGGAGCAGATCCACCGCCAGGACCTCCGGACCGCCCTGCTCACCGGCGACAACGCGGCGACGGCCCGCAGCGTCGGCGCCCGCGTTCACGTGGCGGACGTGCGCGCCGAGCTGCTGCCCGACGGCAAGGCGGACGCCATCCGGAAGCTCATGAAGCGCCACGGACCGACCGCGATGGTGGGCGACGGAATCAACGACAGCCAGGCGCTGCTGGCCGCCTCGGTCGGCATCGCGATGGGCGGCAACGCCACCGACGTAGCGGCCGAGTCGGCCGATGTCGTGCTGATGCAGGACGACCTGCAGAAGCTCCCCTTCCTGGTAAGCCACGCCCGCCGGGCTCGGCGGGTGATCATCGAGAACATCACGTTCGCCCTCGGCGCTAAGGCGCTCTTCCTCGCCTTCATGGCCTTCGGCGCCGCGACCCTCTGGATGGCGGTGGCCGCCGACATGGGCGCGTCGCTGCTGGTCACGTTCAACGGCCTGCGGATGCTGCGATCGGGCGCGGTCGGCGGCCGGGCATCGCCGGAACCGGCGCTGGCGGGAGCCGGGCAGGAAGCGTAG
- a CDS encoding AAA family ATPase — protein MLVSLSVKNFKSIREAHVRFGPFTCFIGHNGVGKSNLFDAIHFLGALTERDIADAATEVRRTSDGGYSPLDLVFGRDPSRRIELCADMVVPPEVEDDFGQVAKPSTTLLTYRIRLRYQPESDRLLVEHESLTHAKLEDYRKFIGFDSSKDFRKSVALGGRRGGPLISTREDRIQLHGDGGSRGRPSPVGRSPLTVVGGTNTYDYPTVLAAKREMSSWRILHLEPSAMRTPDTRSAPTHVSASGGHIPATLHALVGRDPAAEGEILFRLRQLNSDIAEVGVYADDIRDQLALRARVPGVDNWLYGRSLSDGTLRYIALVLMLVDVQDRAVLCIEEPENGIHPSRVPNLAELLRDYAVDVGDAVGPDNPLRQVVLNTHSPEVARQLSFDELVFVERALTKQDGPISTFRPITGAWRTHQPDGTESTTQPIDRQAVVDFIGGSPVNAEFDQLRLQFGSAK, from the coding sequence ATGCTCGTCAGCCTGTCCGTCAAGAACTTCAAGAGCATCCGGGAAGCGCACGTCCGCTTCGGGCCGTTCACCTGCTTCATCGGCCACAACGGCGTCGGCAAGAGCAACCTGTTCGACGCGATCCACTTCCTCGGCGCACTGACCGAGCGGGACATCGCTGACGCGGCCACCGAGGTGCGGCGCACGAGCGACGGCGGCTACTCGCCCCTCGACCTGGTGTTCGGCCGGGATCCCAGCCGCAGGATCGAATTGTGCGCAGACATGGTGGTGCCGCCGGAGGTGGAGGACGATTTCGGCCAAGTCGCTAAACCGAGCACGACGCTCCTCACGTACAGGATCCGGCTGCGATATCAGCCGGAATCGGATCGCCTGCTGGTAGAGCACGAGAGTCTGACCCACGCGAAGCTGGAGGACTACAGGAAGTTCATCGGGTTCGACTCGTCGAAGGACTTCAGGAAGTCGGTCGCTCTGGGGGGGCGGCGCGGCGGGCCGCTGATCTCGACCAGGGAAGACAGGATTCAGCTCCACGGCGACGGTGGGAGCCGGGGGAGACCCTCGCCGGTGGGCAGGTCTCCGCTGACAGTAGTCGGCGGCACGAACACCTACGACTACCCGACCGTCCTGGCCGCGAAGCGGGAGATGTCATCCTGGCGCATACTCCACCTCGAACCGAGTGCGATGCGCACCCCCGATACCCGGTCGGCGCCGACCCACGTGTCCGCGTCGGGCGGCCACATACCGGCCACGCTCCATGCGCTGGTGGGGAGGGATCCGGCGGCGGAGGGCGAGATCCTCTTTCGCCTCCGCCAGCTCAACTCGGACATCGCCGAAGTGGGAGTCTACGCCGATGACATTCGAGACCAGCTCGCTCTGCGCGCCCGGGTTCCCGGCGTGGACAACTGGCTGTACGGCCGTTCTCTCTCGGACGGCACGCTGCGGTACATAGCCCTGGTCCTGATGTTGGTGGACGTTCAGGATCGCGCGGTCCTGTGCATAGAGGAGCCCGAGAACGGCATCCATCCCTCGCGGGTGCCCAACTTGGCCGAGTTGTTGCGGGACTACGCGGTCGACGTTGGCGATGCGGTCGGCCCTGACAATCCCTTGCGGCAGGTCGTTCTCAACACCCATTCTCCCGAGGTGGCGCGACAGCTCTCCTTCGACGAGCTCGTATTCGTCGAGCGGGCGCTCACGAAGCAGGACGGGCCAATCAGCACGTTCCGACCCATCACGGGTGCGTGGAGGACGCACCAGCCGGACGGAACGGAATCGACCACACAACCGATTGACCGGCAGGCGGTCGTCGACTTCATCGGAGGCTCGCCGGTCAATGCGGAGTTCGATCAATTGAGGCTCCAGTTCGGATCGGCCAAGTGA
- a CDS encoding OsmC family protein: MDSKASAVWKGDLKGGSGTISANSGVLSDAAFTFATRFEGSPGTNPEELVAAAHAGCFSMALSNELAKGGNTPDHVSTTATVTMEPVEGGVAVTKIHLECSARVPGISQAAFDETANGAKTGCPISKLMNAEISLNAVLES, translated from the coding sequence ATGGACAGCAAGGCATCGGCGGTCTGGAAGGGCGACCTGAAGGGTGGCAGCGGCACGATCTCGGCCAACAGCGGCGTCCTGTCCGACGCCGCGTTCACGTTCGCGACACGGTTCGAGGGCAGCCCGGGGACGAACCCTGAGGAGCTCGTGGCAGCCGCGCACGCCGGCTGCTTCTCGATGGCGCTGTCGAACGAGCTCGCGAAGGGCGGCAACACGCCGGACCACGTGAGCACCACCGCGACGGTGACGATGGAGCCCGTCGAGGGCGGGGTCGCGGTCACGAAGATCCACCTCGAGTGCTCGGCCAGGGTGCCCGGCATCAGCCAGGCCGCCTTCGACGAGACGGCGAACGGCGCGAAGACCGGCTGCCCGATCTCGAAGCTGATGAACGCGGAGATCTCGCTGAACGCCGTCCTGGAGTCCTAG
- a CDS encoding PDZ domain-containing protein: MRMRSAVARIVRAAGLASALALTAVAGSAAAPSSSDAQPAQESLYRCAAGEPVAVATLGLDLCDAEPTTLLARRAEPDNLQTREGALVVEVEDDGIAAVAGVQPGDVIYRVAGVDVAGAEDAGAGLASVGTDSDTQINFLRRGRPYRIKLRR, encoded by the coding sequence ATGCGCATGCGTAGCGCGGTTGCGCGGATCGTGAGGGCCGCCGGGTTGGCGTCGGCGCTCGCGCTGACCGCCGTAGCGGGGTCGGCCGCCGCTCCCTCGTCGTCCGACGCGCAGCCGGCCCAGGAGTCACTGTACCGATGCGCGGCCGGGGAACCGGTAGCGGTGGCGACGCTCGGGCTCGACCTGTGCGACGCGGAGCCGACGACGCTGCTGGCCCGGCGCGCCGAGCCGGACAATCTGCAGACCCGGGAGGGAGCGCTGGTCGTCGAGGTCGAGGACGACGGTATCGCGGCCGTCGCGGGCGTGCAGCCGGGGGACGTGATCTATCGCGTCGCGGGCGTCGACGTAGCCGGGGCCGAAGACGCCGGGGCCGGCCTGGCGAGCGTCGGCACGGACAGCGACACCCAGATCAACTTCCTGCGGCGGGGCCGCCCCTACCGAATCAAGCTGCGGCGCTGA